From a region of the Lactuca sativa cultivar Salinas chromosome 4, Lsat_Salinas_v11, whole genome shotgun sequence genome:
- the LOC111906868 gene encoding ESCRT-related protein CHMP1B, whose product MGQAEKLMNQIMELKFTAKSLQRQARKCEKDEKSEKLKVKKAIEKGNMDGARIYAENAIRKRSEQMNYLRLSSRLDAVVARLDTQAKMTTISKSMGSIVKSLESTLATGNLQKMSETMDQFERQFVNMEVQAEFMESSMAGSTSLSTPEGEVNSLMQQVADDYGLEVSVGLPQPAAHAVPTKNTEKVEEDDLSRRLADLKARG is encoded by the coding sequence ATGGGGCAAGCTGAGAAATTAATGAACCAGATCATGGAGCTCAAGTTCACCGCCAAGAGCCTCCAACGTCAAGCAAGAAAGTGCGAGAAAGACGAGAAATCCGAGAAACTTAAAGTCAAGAAAGCGATCGAGAAAGGTAACATGGACGGAGCACGGATCTACGCGGAAAACGCGATCCGTAAGCGTAGCGAACAGATGAATTACCTTCGTTTATCCTCACGTCTTGATGCAGTCGTCGCAAGGCTCGATACGCAGGCCAAGATGACAACGATCAGCAAGTCTATGGGATCGATCGTAAAGTCTCTTGAGTCAACCCTAGCCACGGGTAACTTACAGAAGATGTCTGAGACCATGGACCAGTTTGAACGCCAGTTTGTGAATATGGAAGTACAGGCGGAGTTCATGGAGAGCTCGATGGCTGGAAGCACTTCTCTTTCGACTCCAGAAGGAGAGGTCAACAGCTTGATGCAGCAAGTTGCGGATGATTATGGTCTGGAGGTGTCTGTGGGCTTGCCACAACCTGCTGCTCACGCAGTGCCAACCAAGAACACTGAGAAGGTTGAGGAGGATGACCTTTCCAGGCGCCTTGCAGATCTTAAAGCCCGTGGGTAA